A stretch of DNA from Vicingus serpentipes:
TGAAATCTTGTATATATCAAATATTGACACTTTAAATGTCTTATGTAACAAATCAAAAAAAATAGCAGAATCAGGACTAAAAAAGAGTGATTTACACCCACAGATTGTTCAATCGTATAAAAAATCTTTAGCTAGATCAGTTACAAACATCGCTTACACATATGTTTTAAGTGGAGAAATTGAAAGAGCATTAGAAAATTATAAGTTATGTTTAATTCTTTCTCGGGAAATTAGTGACTATGAATTAATAGCATATTCATTAAACAATATTGGCTATCTATACAATCACCAAGGGGATATTTCTAATGCTCTTCAATATTATTCGGAAAGCCTTAAAATTCAGGAAGAAATTGGTGATGACAGAGGAATTGCTATATCTTTAAACAACATTGCCGCTATTTACGATGACCAAGATGATAATAAAAAAGCTATTGAATATTACAATAGGAGTTACCTTAAATATAAAACTCTTAAGGATAAGCGAGGGATGGCTGAATCATTAAATAATATTGCATATAATTATAGCAAACAATCAAATTATGATTTAGCCTTAGATTACAACAAACAAAGCTTATTGTTAAAAGAAGAAATTGGAGATACCCGAGGTATTGCGGGTTCTTTAATTAATATAGGTGTAATTTATGACAATCAAAACAAATTGGATGAAGCCATAGACTATTATGAAAGAAGCCTTCATCTATTTGAAAAGATAAATGATAAAAGTAGTATTGCAAAGGCTTTAGGGAACTTGGGAAAGTCATATTTAAATAAAGGGGAGGTTAATAAGGCATTTAAATTTGCTAACAAAGGCTTATCTATTTCTCAAGAGGTCGGATTTCCTGATAATATAAAAAATATTAGCAAAGTCTTAGAAGAAATCCATTCAAAAAAAGGAGCATACAAGGAGGCTTTAGAAATGTACAAGTTACACATCCAGATGCGAGATAGTTTGAATAACGAAGAAACCCAAAAAGCAGCCGCCAAGCAACAAGCCCAATACGAGTACGAAAAACAAAAAGCTGTTGATGATGCGGAACATGAGAAACAAATAGCCATAGAGCAAGAAGCTAAAGAAAAACAACAAATAATTACCTATGCTACAGCTGGCGGCTTAGGATTGGTAGCTATCTTTTTAGTTTTTGTGTTTAACCGCTTACAAGTAACTAAAAAGCAAAAAGTAGTAATTGAAGGGCAAAAACAAGAAGTGGAACAGCAAAAAGAAGTAGTGGAATTAGCTCACCATGAATTAGAAGAAAAGAACCAAGAAATAATGGATTCGATTACTTATGCTAAACGAATTCAAAATGCAATTTTACCACCACTTAAACTGGTAAAAGAATATTTACAAGAAAGTTTTATTTTATACAAACCCAAAGACATTGTTGCAGGAGATTTTTATTGGTTAGAACACAAAGAAGATATAATACTATTTGCAGCAGCCGATTGTACCGGACATGGCGTACCAGGAGCAATGGTAAGTGTGGTCTGTAACAATGGGTTAAACAGAAGTGTACGTGAATATGGATTAACCGATCCGGGAGAAATATTAAACAAAACACGAGAGATAGTTATTGCAGAATTTGAGAAAAGCGAAGAAGAAGTAAAAGATGGGATGGATATCGCCTTATGTAGTTTAGAAGGAAACATATTAAAATATGCTGGAGCTAATAATCCACTATGGATAATCAGAGATGGAGAAATAATAGAAACAAAAGCTGACAAACAACCCATAGGGAAGTTTGATGAGTTATTGCCTTATAAAACCCATACTTTTGAACTACAAAAAGGAGATAGTATTTACATATTCTCTGATGGATATGTTGACCAATTTGGAGGAGAAAAAGGGAAGAAGTTTAAGGCGAAAGCCTTTAGAGAGCTACTTTTATCTATTCAAGAAACACCAATGGAAGAACAAAAAACGAAAATTGACAATGCATTTGAAAATTGGAGAGGTAACCTAGAACAAATAGATGATGTTTGTGTAATTGGAGTTAGAATATGAAAAAGTTAATTTACATAGTACCTTTTATCCTTTGTGAACTTTTCATTGTAAATTCTAACGCTCAAAACTATGCTGATAATCAGTTTTTAGACTCATTAAAAAATGAACTAACCAATCCAAATATTGAAGACTCTATGCAAATAATTTTATTGCATCAAATAGGTGAGAACACACCGATATTTAGGGTAAGTTATTGGGATAGTCTATTGCAAATAAATAATCATATTATTCAGAATTTTAAAAACAAACAACATC
This window harbors:
- a CDS encoding tetratricopeptide repeat protein — translated: MKKLFPILLIVILSLSKDRQCVAQNFSPEEQHQIDSLNAIINNPNSHDTSIAGAYVGLSEILYISNIDTLNVLCNKSKKIAESGLKKSDLHPQIVQSYKKSLARSVTNIAYTYVLSGEIERALENYKLCLILSREISDYELIAYSLNNIGYLYNHQGDISNALQYYSESLKIQEEIGDDRGIAISLNNIAAIYDDQDDNKKAIEYYNRSYLKYKTLKDKRGMAESLNNIAYNYSKQSNYDLALDYNKQSLLLKEEIGDTRGIAGSLINIGVIYDNQNKLDEAIDYYERSLHLFEKINDKSSIAKALGNLGKSYLNKGEVNKAFKFANKGLSISQEVGFPDNIKNISKVLEEIHSKKGAYKEALEMYKLHIQMRDSLNNEETQKAAAKQQAQYEYEKQKAVDDAEHEKQIAIEQEAKEKQQIITYATAGGLGLVAIFLVFVFNRLQVTKKQKVVIEGQKQEVEQQKEVVELAHHELEEKNQEIMDSITYAKRIQNAILPPLKLVKEYLQESFILYKPKDIVAGDFYWLEHKEDIILFAAADCTGHGVPGAMVSVVCNNGLNRSVREYGLTDPGEILNKTREIVIAEFEKSEEEVKDGMDIALCSLEGNILKYAGANNPLWIIRDGEIIETKADKQPIGKFDELLPYKTHTFELQKGDSIYIFSDGYVDQFGGEKGKKFKAKAFRELLLSIQETPMEEQKTKIDNAFENWRGNLEQIDDVCVIGVRI